One Natronomonas moolapensis 8.8.11 genomic region harbors:
- a CDS encoding TenA family protein, giving the protein MNTPDGTDADRPETSRFTDHLRACSEPAFSEAVEHPFVAGLGAGRLDPDAFASYLVQDYAFLDALVGTFGFAVGEAPGIAAKRPLIEFLDVVTDAENDYFERSFEALGVPADRYADPERTDTTEAFADLLGRAARQGGYAETLAVLVPAEWIYESWALAAVEAHADPHTDPPSDGADLPFYYAEWIDLHATDEFRSFVGWLRAQLDSVGPELSSPRRRRVERLFSRTVELEVEFFETHSPGEGSGSGSGDGSTGDASHAGAGTEDV; this is encoded by the coding sequence ATGAACACCCCCGACGGGACCGACGCCGACCGACCCGAAACGAGCCGTTTCACCGATCACCTCCGGGCGTGTTCCGAGCCGGCCTTCTCCGAGGCGGTCGAACACCCCTTCGTCGCCGGCCTCGGCGCCGGGAGGCTCGATCCGGACGCGTTCGCGTCGTATCTGGTCCAGGACTACGCCTTCCTCGACGCCCTCGTGGGGACCTTCGGCTTCGCCGTCGGGGAAGCCCCCGGCATCGCCGCCAAGCGCCCCCTGATCGAGTTCCTCGACGTCGTGACCGACGCGGAGAACGACTACTTCGAGCGCTCCTTCGAGGCGCTGGGCGTGCCGGCCGACCGATACGCCGATCCCGAGCGGACCGACACGACCGAGGCCTTCGCCGACCTTCTCGGGCGGGCCGCCCGGCAGGGCGGTTACGCGGAGACGCTCGCCGTGTTGGTGCCCGCCGAGTGGATCTACGAGTCGTGGGCGCTCGCGGCCGTCGAGGCCCACGCCGACCCCCACACCGATCCCCCGAGCGACGGCGCGGACCTGCCGTTCTACTACGCGGAGTGGATCGACCTCCACGCCACCGACGAGTTCCGCTCGTTCGTCGGGTGGCTCCGCGCGCAACTGGACTCGGTCGGCCCGGAGCTCTCCTCGCCGCGTCGCCGCCGCGTCGAGCGCCTCTTTTCGCGGACTGTCGAACTCGAGGTCGAGTTCTTCGAGACGCACTCCCCGGGCGAGGGGTCCGGCTCCGGTTCCGGTGACGGATCGACGGGGGACGCGAGCCACGCGGGGGCAGGAACGGAGGACGTTTGA
- a CDS encoding thiamine-phosphate synthase family protein: protein MTLQLPSEIVVERFLPTLRVRLAAALDDRGMTQQEIADRLGVTQASVSNYVGGGVEGEKRFLEDERFEATVERVAEGFADGTMDDYEAIAELLELIRAFEDRGPICAIHETEVPALRGLGCDLCIRGRDADLRAERTAIESVRRAARAATNAPALVDHVPNVGTNIATARPDAADELDVAAIPGRVHAMHGRINVPSDPELGASEHVAGMVLAAMDVDASMRGAINLATSEAVLAAARERGIDPIEFEAGYEDRRRRLAAAFEERGSVPRIVYHTGAFGIEPITYVLGETAVEAVSLAAELVGDGDGE from the coding sequence ATGACCCTGCAGCTGCCGAGCGAGATCGTCGTCGAACGGTTCCTGCCGACGCTGCGGGTGCGGCTCGCGGCGGCGCTGGACGACCGCGGGATGACCCAACAGGAGATCGCCGACCGCCTCGGGGTGACGCAGGCGTCGGTCAGCAACTACGTGGGTGGCGGCGTCGAGGGTGAAAAGCGGTTCCTGGAAGACGAGCGTTTCGAGGCGACGGTCGAGCGCGTCGCCGAGGGGTTCGCTGACGGGACGATGGACGACTACGAGGCCATCGCGGAACTGCTCGAGTTGATCCGGGCCTTCGAGGATCGGGGGCCGATCTGTGCGATCCACGAGACGGAGGTGCCGGCGCTGCGGGGGCTGGGCTGTGATCTCTGCATTCGCGGGCGCGATGCGGACCTGCGGGCCGAACGCACGGCGATCGAGTCCGTCCGGCGGGCGGCGCGGGCGGCGACGAACGCCCCAGCGCTCGTCGATCACGTCCCGAACGTGGGCACCAACATCGCGACGGCGCGCCCCGACGCGGCCGACGAACTCGACGTGGCGGCGATCCCGGGTCGGGTCCACGCCATGCACGGCCGCATCAACGTCCCTTCGGACCCCGAGTTGGGCGCCTCCGAACACGTCGCCGGGATGGTCCTCGCCGCGATGGACGTCGATGCGTCGATGCGGGGTGCGATCAACCTCGCGACGAGCGAGGCGGTGTTGGCCGCCGCCCGCGAGCGTGGGATCGATCCCATAGAGTTCGAGGCGGGCTACGAGGACCGCCGGAGGCGGTTGGCGGCCGCCTTCGAAGAGCGCGGGTCGGTCCCGCGGATCGTCTACCACACCGGGGCGTTCGGTATCGAACCGATCACGTACGTCCTCGGCGAGACGGCCGTCGAGGCGGTGTCACTCGCGGCGGAGTTGGTCGGCGATGGCGACGGCGAGTAG
- a CDS encoding IS6-like element ISNamo7 family transposase → MPKNARLNGHLDEIELGFVEREATPKLLMKLGIQLHLAGLSLSNTISILEIFGVSRARSTVHNWVHRADLQPESGRDPDHVAVDETVIRLNDEQYWLYAAVDPETNKLLYTTLEPTTNKAIAHAFFAELREKHDVDDAVFLIDGSHSLKDACRRHSLDFRYERHGNRNSVERVFREVKRRTISFSNCFSNAEADTADDWLRSFAFAWNQLM, encoded by the coding sequence ATGCCCAAAAACGCCCGCCTCAACGGCCATTTGGACGAGATCGAGTTAGGTTTTGTGGAGCGAGAAGCGACACCGAAATTACTGATGAAGCTTGGTATTCAACTCCATTTAGCTGGCCTATCACTTTCGAATACCATTTCTATCCTTGAGATATTCGGTGTCAGTCGAGCTCGATCTACTGTTCACAACTGGGTTCACAGGGCAGATCTACAGCCCGAATCTGGTCGGGATCCGGATCACGTTGCGGTGGATGAGACCGTGATCCGACTCAATGATGAGCAGTACTGGCTGTATGCTGCTGTCGATCCTGAGACAAACAAATTACTGTATACAACGCTTGAACCGACGACAAACAAGGCAATCGCTCACGCATTCTTTGCCGAACTCCGCGAGAAACACGACGTTGACGACGCGGTGTTTCTCATAGATGGCTCGCACTCACTGAAAGACGCCTGTCGCCGCCATAGCCTCGATTTCAGATATGAACGCCATGGAAATCGGAATAGCGTCGAACGTGTCTTTCGAGAGGTAAAACGACGAACTATCAGTTTTTCAAACTGTTTCAGCAATGCCGAAGCAGACACCGCCGACGATTGGCTTCGATCCTTCGCCTTCGCATGGAATCAGCTTATGTGA
- a CDS encoding helix-turn-helix transcriptional regulator produces MTFDDDSYADVVKTLFGRRDVMEQLVKRPMDKSELIDTTGTSRSTVTRALKDLQTVDLVEQANGEYVPTPYGEFIYSQFVSLADVVELGDEIQTLLPHLPLEDLTFDLAHLADAEITFVSRVEPAAPLERVGELKQGAARSRTLASGKNPVGLEAHYDAVVNQGQRFEAVCPPALFDATAADSDQRAMMLDLLEYDVAQFYVAEDTIPVPLGIVDDIVFFGVENEQGSPLALIETTDPNVRRWAEIEFTTVRDQATQLTRHDFEHDWPRQD; encoded by the coding sequence ATGACTTTTGACGATGATTCGTATGCTGACGTCGTCAAGACGTTGTTTGGGCGACGTGATGTGATGGAGCAGTTAGTGAAGCGTCCGATGGATAAATCGGAGCTGATTGATACGACCGGCACATCCCGGTCGACGGTCACCCGTGCACTCAAAGATCTCCAGACGGTCGATCTTGTGGAGCAGGCCAACGGTGAGTATGTCCCGACACCGTATGGCGAGTTCATATACAGCCAGTTCGTCAGCTTGGCTGATGTCGTCGAACTCGGTGATGAGATCCAGACGTTGCTGCCACACCTGCCACTGGAGGATTTGACATTCGATCTGGCCCACTTGGCTGATGCTGAGATCACGTTCGTGAGCCGGGTTGAACCAGCCGCTCCACTTGAACGGGTCGGTGAGCTCAAACAGGGTGCTGCCCGGTCACGGACACTTGCAAGCGGGAAGAACCCGGTTGGCCTAGAGGCACACTATGATGCTGTTGTGAATCAAGGACAACGGTTCGAGGCGGTCTGTCCACCCGCATTATTCGACGCGACAGCTGCAGACAGCGACCAACGGGCGATGATGCTCGACCTGTTGGAGTATGATGTGGCCCAGTTCTACGTCGCTGAGGATACCATACCGGTCCCGCTCGGAATCGTCGATGACATCGTGTTCTTCGGGGTTGAAAACGAGCAGGGATCACCGCTGGCACTGATCGAGACCACTGATCCGAACGTCCGACGCTGGGCGGAAATCGAGTTCACAACCGTTCGCGACCAGGCTACACAGCTGACCCGTCATGACTTCGAACATGACTGGCCACGACAGGACTGA
- a CDS encoding DUF4013 domain-containing protein, translated as MLRDALAYPRSDGQWLRRLGIGGVVILGSFLLVPLFIFFGYIVRVLRSVTAGQTTPPDFDGIGSLTVDGIKFYGITFAYGLPVILIPIFAGAFGQALGLGTSVAGSDPGAGPVATSIIGLLLLGTVVAGAVSFYSVPAAVCHFAYTGSMKAAFDVRTVVGTVSFSGPYLKAYFLTAVIGIVLFPVVAALSVVLVGIFIAVYQALVAGYLIGNGYAVSRNLPQDGHTIVPGTTPAGAGQQTGRDAAGQGDTTPEPTTPTTGAKATQSSSGACPECGRSVGTDASFCPDCGTEITHVGDTGEDTTGGPQPPTDSAGTSGQRTTDGQTVAAQRDEATSGPQAVTQTSQGTDPHPEHDPDGVEPDSAPDSGDPDETDAASSSPAQVSQDQLYTDETGTTYVETSIGPDKQLHVDSDGHHFYQRGRAMRAVSGGFTIICAGFALFAFFMLPGMAGGPNAPRGRFFFALIEAIPFGNVLIGLLAIWIGSRLAYIAYTGREYMDVEETD; from the coding sequence ATGCTGAGAGATGCCCTCGCCTATCCCCGGAGCGATGGGCAGTGGCTCCGCCGGCTTGGTATCGGCGGTGTTGTGATCCTTGGGAGTTTCTTGCTTGTCCCCTTGTTCATCTTTTTCGGGTACATCGTTCGTGTCCTCCGCTCTGTCACAGCGGGCCAAACCACACCACCGGACTTCGACGGGATCGGCTCCCTCACCGTTGACGGGATCAAATTCTACGGGATAACATTCGCCTATGGTCTCCCGGTCATCTTGATCCCGATTTTTGCCGGGGCCTTTGGCCAGGCACTCGGCCTCGGTACTTCTGTCGCTGGATCTGATCCCGGAGCCGGGCCGGTCGCAACATCCATCATCGGGCTGTTACTGTTGGGAACTGTCGTGGCCGGTGCTGTTTCCTTCTACTCCGTCCCGGCTGCTGTCTGCCATTTTGCCTACACAGGATCGATGAAAGCCGCCTTCGATGTCCGAACCGTTGTCGGCACGGTCAGTTTCTCGGGGCCGTACCTCAAGGCATATTTCCTCACTGCAGTCATCGGAATCGTGTTGTTCCCTGTTGTTGCGGCCCTCAGCGTGGTCCTCGTCGGTATCTTTATCGCTGTCTATCAGGCCCTGGTCGCAGGATATCTCATCGGGAACGGGTATGCAGTCAGTCGAAACCTGCCACAGGACGGCCACACTATCGTCCCAGGAACGACACCGGCGGGAGCTGGTCAACAGACCGGCCGAGATGCTGCTGGACAGGGAGACACCACCCCGGAGCCCACGACACCAACCACCGGGGCAAAGGCTACCCAGTCAAGCAGTGGTGCCTGTCCGGAGTGTGGGCGGTCAGTTGGTACTGATGCCTCATTCTGTCCGGACTGCGGGACCGAAATCACCCACGTCGGTGATACAGGTGAGGATACGACCGGTGGACCACAGCCACCGACCGATTCCGCCGGTACGTCCGGTCAACGGACTACTGACGGACAGACCGTCGCCGCTCAACGTGACGAGGCGACGTCCGGTCCACAGGCGGTTACCCAGACAAGCCAGGGGACAGATCCACATCCAGAGCATGACCCAGATGGTGTAGAACCGGATTCCGCTCCTGACAGCGGTGACCCGGACGAGACCGATGCAGCATCATCGTCCCCGGCACAGGTATCACAGGACCAACTCTACACCGACGAGACAGGCACGACATACGTCGAGACATCGATCGGGCCGGATAAACAGCTCCACGTCGACAGTGATGGCCATCATTTCTATCAACGCGGTCGGGCGATGCGGGCAGTGTCCGGTGGTTTCACGATCATCTGTGCCGGGTTCGCCCTGTTCGCGTTCTTTATGCTTCCCGGTATGGCTGGGGGACCGAATGCTCCCCGTGGCCGATTCTTCTTTGCACTCATCGAGGCCATCCCCTTCGGGAACGTACTCATCGGTCTTCTCGCCATCTGGATCGGCTCCCGCCTTGCCTACATCGCATACACCGGACGAGAGTATATGGACGTCGAAGAGACAGACTAA
- a CDS encoding zinc ribbon domain-containing protein has translation MYCHNCGTETTDHQTYCTDCGAELVYQSPSTGPEQETTVTPPGSAEPGSSDHEDTEQRTDHQDNARSSEKRSPEREQTASETAQPVSTTASDEPDRSDQARELASNALFGYSFIILFRLTGISGILFQPHAENPFFATALHDIGVFVFYDGFLLAITAFLTSAYLTARHHLDLGLPADTRSQLDTVATIGLSGSSLLYILGILLSLA, from the coding sequence ATGTACTGTCACAACTGCGGCACAGAAACGACAGACCACCAGACCTACTGTACAGACTGTGGTGCCGAACTCGTCTACCAGTCTCCTTCCACCGGTCCCGAGCAAGAGACCACCGTTACACCGCCAGGATCAGCTGAACCGGGAAGCTCGGACCACGAAGACACTGAGCAACGAACCGATCACCAGGACAACGCAAGATCGTCCGAGAAGCGATCACCAGAGCGAGAACAGACAGCCTCGGAGACAGCACAACCCGTATCGACCACAGCCTCCGACGAACCCGACAGATCGGACCAAGCCCGTGAATTAGCCAGCAACGCGTTGTTCGGCTACAGCTTCATCATCCTATTCAGACTGACCGGTATCAGCGGAATCCTGTTCCAACCCCATGCTGAGAACCCGTTTTTCGCCACCGCCCTCCACGATATCGGTGTCTTCGTCTTCTATGACGGCTTCCTCCTCGCCATCACCGCCTTCCTCACAAGTGCCTACCTCACAGCACGACACCACCTCGACCTGGGCCTCCCCGCTGACACACGTAGCCAGCTTGACACAGTCGCAACCATCGGGCTCTCCGGCTCGTCCCTGCTGTATATCCTCGGGATCCTGCTTTCACTCGCGTAA
- a CDS encoding IS6-like element ISNamo9 family transposase — protein MFKNARLNGCLDEIELGFVEREATPKLLMKLGIQLYLTGLSLSNTVSILEIFGVERARSTVHNWVHKADLQPESNWSPDHVAVDETVIQLNDEQYWLYAAVDPETNELLHTTLEPTTNKVIAHEFFAELREKHDVDGAVFLIDGSHSLKDACRRHSLDFRYEKHGNRNSVERVFREIKRRTTSFSNCFSNAEADTADDWLRSFAFAWNQLI, from the coding sequence ATGTTCAAAAACGCCCGCCTCAACGGCTGTTTGGACGAGATTGAGTTAGGTTTTGTGGAACGAGAAGCGACACCGAAATTGCTGATGAAGCTCGGTATTCAACTCTATTTGACTGGACTATCACTTTCGAATACAGTTTCAATTCTTGAGATATTCGGTGTCGAACGAGCTCGATCTACCGTTCACAACTGGGTCCACAAAGCTGATCTACAGCCCGAATCTAATTGGAGCCCGGATCACGTTGCGGTCGATGAAACCGTGATCCAACTCAATGATGAGCAGTATTGGCTGTACGCCGCTGTCGATCCCGAAACAAACGAATTACTGCATACAACGCTTGAGCCAACGACAAACAAGGTAATTGCTCACGAATTCTTTGCCGAACTTCGTGAGAAACATGACGTTGACGGCGCGGTGTTTCTCATCGATGGCTCGCACTCCTTGAAAGATGCCTGTCGCCGTCACAGCCTCGATTTCAGATATGAAAAACATGGAAATCGGAATAGTGTCGAACGTGTCTTTCGAGAGATAAAACGACGAACTACCAGTTTCTCAAACTGTTTCAGCAACGCCGAAGCAGATACCGCCGACGACTGGCTTCGATCCTTCGCCTTCGCATGGAATCAGCTTATCTGA
- a CDS encoding SDR family NAD(P)-dependent oxidoreductase has protein sequence MTRTAVVAGVGPGLGESLARKFAAEGCQVGLFARSADYIEELAGDLPEPGEGLAVTTDLTDVEATRAGFETVREAFGSVDVLVNHASSPSWSGLMDTSVEAFERSWAVNGRGAFVCSQEAVGDMLETGGGTVLFTGATSAVRSLGGAIGFTAAKFAARGMAMDIAQEFGPEGVHVAHVVLDGQIDTPDVRERFPDRDEDTFLDPDEVAETYWHLVERDHVDTQPFEVHITNGPGNSEFM, from the coding sequence ATGACTCGGACCGCAGTCGTCGCCGGTGTCGGCCCAGGACTCGGTGAATCGCTCGCCCGAAAATTCGCCGCCGAGGGGTGTCAGGTCGGGCTGTTCGCTCGATCGGCGGACTACATCGAAGAGCTCGCCGGGGACCTTCCGGAGCCAGGAGAGGGGCTCGCAGTCACGACCGACCTCACCGACGTCGAAGCCACTCGGGCGGGGTTCGAGACCGTCCGCGAGGCGTTCGGCTCGGTCGACGTCCTCGTCAACCACGCCAGCTCCCCTTCTTGGAGCGGCCTCATGGACACGAGCGTCGAGGCGTTCGAGCGTTCGTGGGCGGTCAACGGCCGCGGTGCGTTCGTCTGCTCGCAGGAAGCCGTCGGCGATATGCTCGAAACCGGCGGTGGAACAGTGCTTTTCACCGGCGCGACCTCGGCGGTGCGGAGCCTCGGTGGTGCGATCGGATTCACCGCCGCGAAGTTCGCGGCCCGCGGGATGGCGATGGATATCGCCCAGGAGTTCGGCCCGGAAGGGGTCCACGTCGCCCACGTCGTCCTCGACGGTCAGATCGACACGCCGGACGTTCGCGAACGGTTCCCCGACCGCGACGAGGACACCTTCCTCGATCCCGACGAGGTAGCCGAAACGTACTGGCACCTCGTCGAGCGAGACCACGTCGACACCCAGCCGTTCGAGGTCCACATCACTAACGGGCCGGGGAACTCGGAGTTCATGTGA
- a CDS encoding lysylphosphatidylglycerol synthase transmembrane domain-containing protein, translating to MSSRANRLFWYLIATGILVGLVYVSDYRAFARVLFGSAPGYIALTVLCGCFTLLMWSVVWHRFFGLLEIRIRFRESLRLLLAGTFLNAMTPLGRFGGEPFVAHFISSRTDSTFPQALSSVSSSDLSNAFPFVTFGTIAILYTVVFGTIGSVVADIVPWVAVLLVASVLAVYLLWFGGLQSAFGYADGFVGGGFGFGRWQPYVESFKEKGRKVLSRMRDVGDNPRQVVPTLIVSHVAVLGHIGALYFSMLAVGADPVPETVLLVVALSTVLTFSPTPGSVGTFEAGFAGLLVLFFPVAGATATSIAILYRIGTYLPGVVFGYVSLVSLNHTGLSGE from the coding sequence ATGAGCAGTAGGGCGAACCGGCTGTTTTGGTATCTGATTGCGACCGGTATTCTCGTCGGACTCGTGTACGTCTCGGACTACAGAGCGTTCGCGCGGGTGCTTTTCGGCTCCGCTCCCGGGTACATCGCGTTGACGGTACTGTGTGGTTGTTTTACGCTTTTGATGTGGTCGGTCGTCTGGCATCGGTTCTTCGGCCTGCTCGAGATTCGCATCCGGTTTCGGGAGTCGCTCCGGTTGTTGCTGGCCGGCACGTTTCTGAACGCCATGACGCCGCTCGGTCGGTTCGGCGGGGAGCCGTTCGTCGCCCACTTCATTTCGAGCCGAACGGATTCGACGTTCCCGCAGGCGCTTTCGAGCGTTTCGTCGTCAGATCTGTCCAACGCGTTTCCGTTCGTCACGTTCGGAACGATCGCGATCCTGTACACGGTCGTCTTCGGGACGATCGGAAGCGTGGTAGCCGATATCGTCCCGTGGGTGGCGGTGCTGTTGGTGGCCTCGGTGCTGGCGGTGTATCTCCTCTGGTTCGGCGGGCTTCAGTCGGCGTTCGGCTACGCCGACGGGTTCGTCGGGGGCGGGTTCGGGTTCGGACGCTGGCAGCCGTACGTCGAGTCGTTCAAAGAGAAGGGTCGGAAGGTGCTGTCGCGGATGCGCGACGTCGGGGACAACCCCCGACAGGTCGTCCCGACGTTGATCGTCTCCCACGTCGCCGTCCTCGGTCACATCGGGGCGCTCTACTTTTCGATGCTGGCGGTCGGCGCCGACCCGGTCCCGGAGACGGTTCTCCTCGTCGTGGCGCTGTCTACGGTCCTGACGTTCTCACCCACGCCGGGAAGCGTCGGGACGTTCGAGGCCGGCTTCGCCGGCCTGCTCGTACTCTTTTTTCCCGTGGCCGGCGCGACCGCGACGAGTATTGCGATCCTGTATCGGATCGGCACGTACCTCCCCGGGGTCGTTTTCGGGTACGTCAGCCTCGTCAGTCTCAACCACACGGGACTGTCCGGCGAGTGA
- a CDS encoding glycosyltransferase gives MTVTAFMPVLNEAGRIGRAISSLQRQTHPVSRLVVVDGGSTDSTQEEVKTIAAETDFEIDLHVLQGAGVRFSSQFGAEKAAEHLPRSDGTPDGIVVRLEGDSALEESFVETAVETLGEESYSVFGGPVSPHEPMENPVIKRFFTFYQNAERLPKGRGMAFRADDFYAVDGYRMEPDEDIRSSEIDCLEDGILVSKLQERGEAAFSHETCVYSTVPSTSATSPRRWWVAAKIEREMGPTSYFTRIASPVNKLSYAAERLFETNVSE, from the coding sequence ATGACAGTTACGGCATTCATGCCGGTCCTGAACGAGGCGGGGCGTATCGGGCGGGCCATCTCGTCGCTGCAACGACAGACACACCCCGTTTCGAGACTCGTCGTGGTCGACGGCGGAAGTACGGATTCGACACAGGAGGAGGTCAAAACGATAGCCGCCGAGACCGACTTCGAGATCGATCTACACGTACTCCAGGGCGCTGGCGTCCGGTTTTCCTCACAGTTCGGGGCTGAAAAGGCCGCCGAACACCTCCCGAGGAGCGACGGGACGCCGGACGGCATCGTCGTCCGCCTCGAAGGGGACTCGGCACTCGAGGAGTCCTTTGTCGAGACAGCCGTCGAGACGCTCGGCGAGGAGTCCTACAGCGTCTTCGGCGGGCCGGTGTCGCCCCACGAACCGATGGAGAACCCCGTGATCAAGCGCTTCTTTACGTTCTATCAGAACGCCGAGCGATTACCGAAAGGTCGCGGGATGGCGTTCAGAGCGGACGACTTCTACGCGGTCGACGGCTATCGGATGGAGCCCGACGAGGACATCCGAAGCTCCGAGATCGACTGTCTCGAGGACGGGATCTTGGTCTCGAAGCTCCAAGAACGCGGCGAGGCGGCGTTCAGTCACGAAACCTGCGTCTACAGCACCGTACCGTCCACGTCGGCGACCTCGCCGCGACGGTGGTGGGTCGCCGCCAAAATCGAGCGGGAGATGGGTCCGACCAGTTACTTCACCCGGATCGCGAGCCCAGTAAATAAGCTGTCGTACGCTGCCGAACGGCTGTTCGAAACGAACGTCAGTGAGTGA
- a CDS encoding FAD-dependent oxidoreductase, which produces MSADPTVLVIGGGATGTGIARDLALRGVDVTLVERGGLGSGTSGRSHGLLHSGARYAESDASGAAECLAESRTLREIAGACVRETGGLFVRLEGDDAAYFETKLAACEETGIETERLDGDAARDLVDGLSDAVVEAFRVPDGVVYPSRLVAANAADAAAHGADVHPHAPVEAIETGADGITAVDVGGSVDEHIEPTHVVNATGAWADRIAEMAGCTVGMAPSRGVMVSLEYDGLGPVLNRCRDPDDGDIVLPHEGEVVVGTTSVPVSTPETYETAEWEIERSIEECAAMLPAVAEAPERRTWWGVRPLYEPDEAAADRRGISRGFTILDHGDEGVSNLHSVVGGKLTTYREMAEVTADRVCERLGVAEPCRTAEEPLVGADDPSRLDALVEQYGGPNPTDAGVVGTDGG; this is translated from the coding sequence ATGAGCGCCGACCCGACCGTCCTCGTGATCGGCGGTGGCGCGACGGGAACCGGAATCGCCCGCGACCTCGCGTTGCGGGGAGTAGACGTGACGCTCGTCGAGCGGGGCGGGTTAGGTAGCGGCACCTCCGGCCGATCGCACGGACTGTTGCACAGCGGTGCCCGGTACGCCGAGTCCGACGCGTCCGGCGCGGCCGAGTGTCTCGCCGAAAGCCGTACCCTCCGCGAAATCGCCGGTGCTTGTGTCCGCGAGACGGGTGGGCTGTTCGTCCGACTCGAGGGCGACGACGCGGCGTACTTCGAAACGAAACTGGCCGCCTGCGAGGAGACCGGCATCGAAACCGAGCGCCTGGACGGCGACGCGGCCCGTGATCTCGTGGACGGGCTTTCCGATGCGGTCGTCGAGGCCTTTCGCGTCCCGGACGGCGTCGTCTACCCGTCGCGGCTCGTGGCGGCAAACGCGGCCGACGCGGCGGCCCACGGGGCTGACGTGCACCCACACGCGCCGGTCGAGGCGATCGAGACCGGGGCGGACGGGATCACCGCGGTCGACGTCGGTGGAAGCGTCGACGAACACATCGAACCGACCCACGTCGTCAACGCGACCGGGGCGTGGGCCGACCGGATCGCCGAGATGGCCGGTTGTACGGTCGGGATGGCTCCGAGCCGCGGTGTGATGGTTTCACTCGAGTACGACGGGCTCGGGCCGGTGTTGAACCGGTGTCGCGACCCCGACGACGGCGACATCGTCCTGCCCCACGAGGGCGAAGTCGTCGTGGGCACCACGAGCGTGCCCGTCTCCACCCCCGAAACGTACGAGACCGCCGAGTGGGAAATCGAGCGCTCCATCGAGGAGTGTGCCGCGATGCTTCCCGCGGTCGCCGAGGCACCGGAGCGTCGGACGTGGTGGGGGGTCCGCCCGCTGTACGAACCCGACGAGGCGGCCGCCGACCGCCGTGGCATCTCCCGTGGGTTTACCATACTCGATCACGGCGACGAGGGCGTCTCGAACCTCCACAGCGTTGTCGGCGGAAAGCTGACCACGTACCGAGAGATGGCGGAGGTGACGGCCGACCGCGTCTGCGAGCGCCTGGGCGTCGCCGAGCCGTGTAGAACCGCCGAAGAACCGCTTGTCGGAGCCGACGATCCGAGCCGACTTGACGCGCTCGTCGAGCAGTACGGGGGACCGAACCCGACGGACGCTGGCGTGGTCGGGACGGACGGCGGTTGA
- a CDS encoding 2Fe-2S iron-sulfur cluster-binding protein, whose translation MCANAAAHSVELVRPDGRTETIRVENGETIVDAAERADVAVPYGCLYGVCGTCTAELLDGDVRHRASPRALKTRSLDAEYVLLCIATPETDCRIRIGHGIQAEVVGTPWK comes from the coding sequence ATGTGTGCGAACGCGGCGGCCCACTCCGTCGAACTTGTTCGGCCGGACGGCCGAACGGAGACGATCCGGGTCGAAAACGGGGAAACGATCGTCGACGCAGCGGAGAGAGCTGACGTAGCTGTTCCATACGGCTGTCTGTACGGGGTGTGCGGAACCTGTACCGCGGAGCTGCTCGACGGTGACGTCCGCCACCGGGCGTCGCCGCGGGCGCTGAAAACACGCTCGCTAGACGCCGAGTACGTTCTTCTCTGTATTGCCACACCCGAAACCGACTGCCGGATACGCATCGGCCACGGGATTCAGGCCGAGGTCGTCGGAACCCCCTGGAAGTAG